A portion of the Lolium rigidum isolate FL_2022 chromosome 1, APGP_CSIRO_Lrig_0.1, whole genome shotgun sequence genome contains these proteins:
- the LOC124664348 gene encoding DNA (cytosine-5)-methyltransferase 1-like — MSPVTPSGATDPSRSARLRPKPADADPDADADLGRGTSRSARLQPKPADADADPGRGAPRSRGKRQRIAAAGTRGRGSAATDDDRQPVGPGVADADAEQERGASRSRGKRQRKAAGKAAAGARGRGSAAKDDDPEEAAQAPVGEAPRMMELDGAISDDICADEPDAEELRMGEEDEASDGVAAGGGDGSAETGAARKKRAVARPTANSDASTQDHFVGEPIPDAEARQRWPERYAAKVPKGSGSKAKRSDAEEEIRALRHYTTVCVDEANFHLGDDVYVKAAPGVENYIGRITELFEGSDHGSHFTCRWFFRVEDTVCVSSILLEVNDHKHDPKRVFLSEEKNDNLIESIISKANIIYVGPNMKPKAKAQLISKCDFYYDMSYSVAYSTFANMPPENGDPIGSEVDVDPSKKKPIADTVAPPEEQMETATLLDLYSGCGAMSTGLCLGAAWSGLKLNTKWAVDMNTNACNSLKHNHTFTQVRNEKAEDFLSLLQHWDALCKKYDVHNSNSLPQTSNNDEDDENENLPEGTFEVEKLVDICYGDPNSTGNVGLWFKVRWKTYDSSYDSWEPNDGLSDSPERIKEFVENGYGESILPLPGCVDIICGGPPCQGISGLNRFRNYEDPLTDERNKQLIVFMDIVNFLRPKYVLMENVVDILKFADGFLGRYALSRLVAMSYQARLGLMVAGSYGLPQFRMRAFLWGALPSVALPKFPLPTHDVINRGVVPNAFSQCLVAYNETEDKHLKEALVIRDAISDLPKVGNHQPNDVMDHGIGPKTEFQHYIRLNRKDMKDYSLGDATPKEGQLFDHQPLQLNNDDYERVQQIPVKKGANFRDLKGVRVGENNTVEFDPDIPRVLLSSGKPLVPSYAMTFIKGKSLKPFGRLWWDETVATVVTRAEPHNQIVLHPNQNRVLTIRENARLQGFPDYYRLFGPIKQKYIQVGNAVAVPVARALGYSLGQAYQGEYDGDYPLFKLPGNFIPMDQATLTRLSEGTCRGEVAVKTLSFPNCIPVYSFKFRTFFEEILLLEDM; from the exons ATGTCGCCGGTGACGCCCTCCGGGGCCACCGACCCCAGCCGCTCCGCCCGGCTGCGGCCCAAACCAGCCGACGCCGACCCCGACGCGGACGCCGACCTCGGACGCGGGACGTCGCGCTCCGCCCGGCTCCAGCCCAAAccagccgacgccgacgccgaccccGGACGCGGGGCGCCGCGCTCGCGCGGCAAGCGCCAGCGCATAGCGGCAGCTGGTACCCGTGGCCGTGGGAGCGCGGCCACGGACGACGACCGACAGCCTGTGGGGCCGGGGGTGGCGGACGCCGACGCCGAGCAAGAACGCGGGGCGTCGCGTTCCCGCGGCAAGCGCCAGCGCAAAGCGGCCGGGAAGGCAGCTGCTGGTGCCCGTGGCCGCGGGAGCGCCGCGAAGGACGACGACCCGGAGGAGGCAGCACAGGCGCCTGTGGGGGAGGCGCCGAGGATGATGGAGCTGGACGGCGCGATCAGCGACGACATCTGCGCGGACGAGCCGGACGCGGAGGAGCTGCGGATGGGCGAGGAGGATGAGGCGTCGGACGGCGTCGCGGCGGGCGGAGGAGACGGGTCCGCGGAGACGGGTGCCGCCAGAAAGAAGCGTGCTGTTGCGCGGCCGACCGCCAACTCCGACGCCTCCACCCAGGACCACTTCGTGGGCGAGCCAATACCGGACGCCGAGGCGCGGCAGCGCTGGCCGGAGCGGTACGCCGCCAAGGTGCCCAAG GGTTCCGGCTCAAAGGCTAAGAG GTCCGATGCCGAGGAGGAAATTCGAGCCCTGCGCCACTACACAACAGTTTGTGTGGACGAGGCCAACTTTCATCTTGGCGATGACGTTTATGTCAAG GCTGCCCCTGGTGTGGAAAATTACATTGGCCGGATCACAGAGTTGTTTGAAGGAAGCGATCATGGATCACACTTCACTTGTCGCTGGTTCTTCCGTGTGGAAGATACGGTATGTGTGTCAAGCAT TTTGCTGGAGGTTAATGATCATAAGCATGATCCTAAGCGTGTTTTCCTTTCAGAGGAAAAGAATGATAATCTGATTGAGTCAATTATCTCTAAAGCAAATATCATTTATGTTGGCCCAAAT ATGAAACCCAAGGCTAAAGCCCAGCTGATCTCAAAGTGTGATTTCTATTATGACATGTCTTATTCGGTAGCATATTCCACGTTTGCGAATATGCCACCAG AAAATGGTGATCCAATTGGCAGTGAAGTAGATGTTGACCCTTCTAAGAAAAAACCAATTGCTGACACTGTGGCACCACCTGAAGAACAAATGGAAACAGCAACACTGCTGGATCTTTACTCTGGGTGTGGTGCCATGTCTACTGGGCTATGCCTGGGTGCTGCATGGTCTGGCTTAAAACTGAATACA AAATGGGCTGTAGACATGAACACAAATGCTTGCAACAGTCTAAAGCATAACCACACATTCACACAG GTACGGAATGAGAAGGCTGAGGATTTCCTTTCCCTCCTTCAGCACTGGGATGCCCTCTGTAAGAAATATGACGTCCATAATAGCAATTCTCTTCCACAAACTTCGaacaatgatgaagatgatgaaaatgaaaatctcCCGGAGGGTACATTTGAAGTAGAGAAACTGGTTGATATTTGCTATGGTGATCCAAATAGCACTGGAAATGTTGGGCTGTGGTTTAAG GTACGGTGGAAAACATATGATTCTAGTTATGATAGTTGGGAGCCAAATGATGGTCTTAG TGATTCCCCTGAACGTATTAAAGAATTTGTTGAGAATGGATACGGGGAATCCATTTTACCCTTGCCT GGCTGTGTGGATATTATATGTGGGGGTCCTCCTTGCCAAGGCATCAGTGGATTGAACAGATTCAGAAATTATGAAGATCCACTGACGGATGAAAGAAACAAACAACTGATTGTCTTTATGGATATTGTGAACTTCCTGAGACCCAAATATGTCCTTATGGAGAATGTCGTAGATATTCTAAAATTTGCAGATGGGTTTCTAGGGCGTTATGCATTGAGTCGCCTTGTCGCCATGAGCTACCAAGCTAGACTTGGGCTCATGGTTGCAGGATCTTATGGGCTACCACAGTTCAGAATGCGAGCGTTTCTCTGGGGAGCGCTTCCTTCAGTG GCACTTCCAAAGTTTCCGCTTCCCACCCATGATGTTATTAATCGAGGAGTAGTGCCAAATGCATTCTCG CAATGTTTAGTTGCATATAATGAAACTGAAGATAAACACTTGAAGGAAGCTCTTGTCATTAGAGATGCTATATCCGATTTACCAAAG GTTGGAAACCATCAACCTAATGATGTGATGGACCATGGTATTGGACCCAAAACAGAATTCCAGCACTACATCCGGCTCAACCGTAAAG ACATGAAGGATTACTCACTTGGAGATGCTACTCCCAAGGAAGGTCAGCTATTTGATCATCAACCTCTACAATTAAACAACGACGATTATGAAAGAGTGCAGCAGATTCCCGTAAAAAAG GGGGCCAACTTCCGTGATTTGAAAGGTGTCCGGGTTGGGGAAAACAATACCGTTGAGTTCGATCCAGATATTCCTCGCGTACTTCTGTCTTCTGGGAAGCCTTTG GTGCCTAGCTATGCCATGACCTTTATCAAGGGCAAGTCACTGAA ACCATTTGGACGCCTGTGGTGGGATGAAACTGTTGCAACTGTTGTCACCAGAGCTGAGCCTCATAACCAA ATTGTTTTGCATCCCAACCAGAACCGAGTTCTGACCATCCGTGAAAATGCGAGGCTACAAGGCTTCCCAGACTATTACAGGTTGTTTGGTCCTATAAAACAGAA ATATATCCAAGTGGGCAATGCGGTAGCAGTCCCTGTTGCTCGAGCACTGGGGTATTCCCTTGGACAGGCGTACCAGGGCGAATATGATGGCGACTATCCCCTGTTCAAATTGCCAGGGAATTTTATTCCTATGGATCAAGCAACACTCACAAGATTGTCTGAAGGAACTTGTAGAGGcgaa GTAGCTGTCAAAACATTGTCATTTCCGAATTGCATACCTGTCTATTCCTTCAAATTCAGAACCTTTTTTGAGGAAATTTTGCTGCTGGAAGATATGTGA